The Candidatus Poribacteria bacterium nucleotide sequence GAAACCTGGCTCATCCACCCCGAACTACGCAGCGACGGGAGATTCAGGTTCTGTCTCCGCGGCTACGGCTCCAACAAGATCTGCGATATCAAGGCCGGAACGGTGACATGGGGCGAGTGGATACACTATGCCGGAACCTACGATAGATCCGCCAAGAAGGCGATCCTCTACATCAACGGCGAGGTGCTCCAGGCGGTCGACGCCATGGCGGATGTGGACATCGCCGGCGACTGGGGATTGGGCGCACGGGTCGGATATAACATAGATAACGCTAGACCCTTCACCGGATTGATGGACGATTTCGTCCTGTTCGGCAAGGCCCTTTCCCAGGATGAGATAAAGAGCCTCATGGAGAACGGGCCCCCCATCCCCTCCGCCGTGACGGGCAAAAACTGTCTCGCCACCTTCTGGGGCGCCGTCAAGACGTTCTGACCTTATCGCCATGGGCAGGGTTATACCCTGCCCCCCCTCCTGAAATTCTTGACACGATATGGTTTTAAGTATAAAATAGGCCAAAGGGCGATCTGATCTTCGACCGGCGATAATACGGCCGAATCGCCGGGGTGGAGGATACCGGGCGATGGATCGTAAAGAATTGATCGTGAGGAACTGCAGGCTTTTCAACTCATCCGGGGATGAGCTCGTCTCGATATCGATCAGGGATGGGGTTATAATCCGAATAGGCGAACCCGATCCTGAGGTGAGCTCGGTCAGGAGCCTGGACGCCGAAGGTCGCGTCGTCGCCCCCGGTTTTATAGACGTGCACATTCAGGGCGCGGGAGGCGGTGATGTGCTGGATGGAAGCCCGGAAGCCCTTCAGGCCATCTCCCGAACCTGCGCGCGGTTCGGCACCACCTCTTTCCTCGCTACCACCGTGTTTCGCCCGAAAGGGGATAACCGCCATATCGGCGTCGCCGCGGAAAACGTCGGCAGGGACCTGGGAGGCGCGGATCTCCTGGGGATCCATCTGGAAGGCCCCTTCATATCGCCCGAAAAGAGGGGGATGATCCGGCCCGATTGTATATGTTCGCCATCGAAGGAGATCCTTGGGGAGATATTGGAACTGACAGGTGGAACGTTGAGGATCATGACGATAGCGCCGGAGCTGAAGGGAAGTCTGGGGATAATAGAGGAGCTTCGCGATCGGGGGATAGTCCCCTCGCTCGGCCATACCAGCGCCTCGTATGAGGAGACGCTGGAGGGCATAAAGGCCGGGATATCACATGTGACGCATCTCTTCAACGCCATGGCCTCATTTCATCATCGGAACCCCGGCCCCCTGCTAGCTATCTTCGAGTCGGAGGATCTAGACGTTCAGATCATAACGGACGGCGTTCACCTTCATCCCAAGGTGTTGAGGTGGGCGTTTAACCTCATAGGCCCTCGACGGAGCATAACGATCACGGACGGAATGCAGGCGATGGGTCTTCCGGAGGGAAGATATATCTACAACGGGATCGAATACGAATCCAGGGATGGGACGGCCAGATATGCCGACGGCACCCTGATCGGTACCTCGATGGGATTGAATCGGATGATCGAGCGGCTCATGGAGTTCACCGGCTGTCCGCTCGATGTGGCGATCAGGACCGTTACGGAAAATCCAGCGAGGGCGATTGGAATGGAGGATAGAAAAGGAAGCATAGAAGTAGGCAAGGATGGAGATCTGGTTATACTGGATCCCGATCTCTCTATATGGGCGACCATAGTGGGCGGCAGAATCGTCTATCGGAAAGAGGAGATCTGAGATGAGAGGGCGCTGGCTGATCCCCATAGCGATATTCCTCATAACGCTCCTCACATATGTCTCTTACAACCTGAACCTGCATAACAACGCCGTCATAAGCCGATCCGGCGAAGGACCTGACTCGTCGATCACCGAATACGTGAAGGGGAAGGTGGTCAGGCTTCTGGACACCAAGGTGTTCGAGGAGAGGGGGAGCGTCAACCACGTGCTCGAGGTTGAGCTTCTCGGCGGCAGATACAGGGGCAGGCATATCGTGTTGAGGAACGTCATCAAGCCTCTGGCTCTCCCGCTTATAAGCAGGTATATCTCCGTGGGGGATACGATACTCTGTCGTGTGACCGGCACGGGCGATAACCTGGACGCCGTAGGGTTGATCCAGGAATACGATAGGGACAGCTTCATCATCTTCCTGGTGGGTTTGCTTCTAATTCTCATAGTGGTCGTGGGAAGGGTGCAGGGAGTTCGGAACGCCCTCGCCCTCATCCTTTCCGGGATGGCGATATATCTGGTGATGATGCCGCTTTTGAGGGGCGGACACGACCCGATTCTCTCCGTCTGTTTGGTCTCCGCCATCATAGCTATACTCTCGCTCATGTCGATCGTCGGGTTCAACCGAAAGACCTTTTCGGCGGTGCTTGGGACGATAGGCGGAGTGATAATAGCAACCGGCCTGGTTGCTTACGCACAGCACAGGCTTCATCTGACCGGTATGGCCACGGCCAACGTGGCTTCCATCATCGAGGCGTTGGGCTCAAGCGGGGTGAAGGAGATGGGTTTCAATTTCGAGAAGCTGCTTCTAGGCGGCATGATCATCGGCGTTTTAGGGGTGGCAATGGATGCCTCGATAGATGTGGCCTCCGCTATGGATGAGATCAAACGGGCCGATCCTGACATCACGGCGCCGAGGTTGATCAGAGCCGGGATGAACGTCGGGACGGACGTTCTGGGGACGATGTCCAATACGCTCGTCTTCGCCTATTTCGGCCTGAGGCTTCTCCTGGTGATGGCCTCCCTCGGCACCAAGATCTTCGCACAGACGGGCATGCAGCTTCTGAGCGTGGATGTCATCTCGGCCGAGGTGATCAGGATGCTGGCCGGAAGCATCGGGATGGTCATAACCATACCGTTGACCGCCCTGATAGCCGGTTTATGGTACTGTCGGAAACCGAAGCCCAAATTTTAGGGGTGCCCGATGAGACCGCCGAAGATCGGAAAGGGATTTTGGGTTGAGTTCGGCCTGATAGCTGTTTTCATCATGATCGCTCTCCTCTCGCTCAGCTCATGGGTGAGGAGAACGGGAGGGGAGCTGCCGCTAAGCGGCGAGGAGTATCTCACGAGGGCCGATAGGTTCCTCGCCCAGGGGCGAATGGCCGACGCCATGGTGGCGAGTTGGTATGCCAGACTGAAGGACCCCGATCTGTTGAAGGCGAGATACGATATAGCGGTGATCTACTACAGAAACCAGTGGACATTTGAGGCCATGGACGATCTGAATGAGATAATAAGGCGCGATCCGAATAACGTCGATGCGCTGCTTTTGAAGGCCAGGATACTGGGCGAGCACGGCGAAGTGGAAAAGGCGAACGGGATCTATCTCAACGTGATCGACATAGGTCCCGATAACGCTGAGGCGCATTACTATCTGGGGGTTAACTTCCAGGCTTCTGATCCCAAAACGGCGGAGAGGGAGCTGAGAAGGGCGATCGAATGCGATCCGACTCTGAAGCCCCATATCCTGGAGGATCACCCTTTCGGTCTGAAGGCGAGGCTTCAGCTCGGAAGGCTCCTATACAACAAGGGCGACCTCGACGGAGCCCTGGCGGTCCTCGAAGAGGGCTACATGCTGGATCCGAACTATCAGGAGCTCAAATCGCAGCTGGTCGATTATCTCAAGGTCAAAGCCCAGACCTATCAGACGGGACATCGGGATTACTCGAAATCCCTTCAGTGTTACGAGAAGGTCGTATCGATCGATCCGAATGACGCCGACGCATGGGAGTGGATCGGTAAGATCAACCGATACTACCTGAACGATTACGAAGGGGCTCTCAAGGCCTACAAAAAGGCATATGAGCTCACCAAAGATCCCTATCTGATAGCCGACATCAAGGAGGCAGAGCTACACCTTAAGGAGGAGAAGAACAAGAAAGATCGGTAAATTTATGGAGGTTAACATGGCGAAATTGGCGATAAACGGTGGAATGCCGGTGAGGACGAAACCCTTTCCGGGATGGCCTTCCAAGGATGAGGCGGTGCTGCAGGCGCTCAGGGAGGTATGGGAGAGCGGCGTCTGGGGCATCGGGGGGAGCAAGGTGCCGCAGTTCGAACGGGAGTTCGCCCGATATGTCGGGGCACAGTACGGCGTGGCGGTTACGAGCGGCACGATAGCGCTCCAGCTGGCCGTCCAGGCCGCCGGGATAGGAGCGGGCGACGAGGTGATCGTCCCGCCCTACACCTTCATAGCCACCGCCAGTTCGGTCATAGCGGCAAACGCCATACCTGTGTTCGCCGACATAGATCCCGACACCTTCAACATCGATCCCTCAAGCGTTGAGGCCGTCATAACGGGGAGGACGAAGGGGGTGATCCCCGTACACATAGGCGGATGTCCGGCCGATATGGACGCGATAAACGCCATCGCCCGAAAACACGGCCTTGTGGTTATAGAGGATTGCGCCCAGGCACATGGGGCTGAGTGGAGGGGGAAAAGGGTCGGTTCGATAGGCGATATGGGCTGTTTCAGCTTCCAGTCGAGCAAAAACCTGCCCGCAGGCGAGGGCGGCCTGATCACAACCAACGACAAGAAGCTGGAGGAGAAGGTCTGGTCGATCCACAATTGCGGCAGACGTAAGGAGGGGGCATGGTATGAACATAACGTCATGGGCGGCAACTACAGGATGACCGAGTGGCAGGCCGCCGTGTTGCTGGCACAACTGCCGAAGCTGGAGGAACAGACCGAGACCAGGAATCGAAACGCCCTTTATCTCGCCGAGAAGCTCTCCAATATCGAGGGCATAAAGCCCCAGAAACGGGATGAGAGGGTAACGAGACATGGATGTCATCTCTTCATATTTAAGTTCGACTCCGAGCTTTTCAACCTGCCCCGCGAGAGGTTCATAGCTGCCCTGAGGGCGGAGGGGATCCCTTGCTCATCCGGATATAACCCGCTCTACAGGGAGAAGATGTTCCAATCCGATATCCGACGCTGCCCGGTGGGATGTCCGTATTACGGGAAGGAGATGGATTACTCGAAGGTATATCTCCCCAACGTCGAAAGGGCCTGCAGGGATGTGGTATGGATCTTCCAGAGCGTCCTTTTGGGGAGCAAAGAGGATATGGATGATATCGCCGGGGCGGTTGAAAAGGTGGTGGATAACATAGACGAGCTGAGGTGAAAATGGTATAATCCATCCCGCTTTATCGCTGAGCGAGATAGCTTCAGCTACTGGGGAGTGATCGAGGATTGAGCTGTAGGTTTGCCGGGAGGTTTGATTATGCCTTATAAAGTTACCGTTGTTATAGAAAGGGATGAACATGGATATTACGCCTTTTGCCCTGAACTTGAAGGATGTCACTCCCAGGGGGACTCCTTGGAAGAGGTGCTGGATAACATAAAGGAAGCTATAGAACTTTATCTGGAGACGCTATCTGAGGAGGAGATAAGAGAGACCCTAAGCAGGGATATTCTAACCACCTTTGTAGAGGTGAAAGTTGCCTAGGCTGCCTCGACTGACCCCTCAGGAGGCTGAAAGGATGTGGGAGGGGGATCGATGAGCTCCTTCGCCGGTAAGATCGGCGCACATATAACGATCAAAGGGATCGTCCAGGGGGTTGGGTTCAGGTGGTTTCTGAGAAACAAAGCCCATCTCCTCGGCCTTAAGGGATGGGTGAGGAACCTTCCCGATGGAAGCGTCGAAGCGGTGGTGGAGGGCGACAAGGGGGCGGTTATGGAGTTCGTAGATTGGTGTAGGATCGGTCCCTCCTCCGCCAGGGTGGAGGATGTGAAGGTTAAGATGCTTCCCTATTCGGGAAGATACAGGGTGTTCTCGATAAGATTATCCTAAGTCAAAATCCGGAGGTTGACCTTCATGTTAAGGGGAATTTTCGGCAGAAAGAGGGAACGGGATGATCGGAAGGCGGCTGAAAGGAGAAAAGGGCTTTTCGATCGGCTTCGGGATGGTCTTTCCAAAACCAGGCAGAACATACTGGGCAGGATGAGCTCCATAATTCAGGGCAGGACCAGGATAGATGAGGAGCTGATGGAGGAGATAGAGGAGGTTCTCATCCAGGCCGATGTCGGAGTCGAGACCACGTTGAAGCTGATGGAGAGGGTCAGGGAGACGGTCCAGGAGAGAGGTGTCCAGGAGCCATCGCAGCTGATAGGGATTTTGAAGGAGGAGATGCTCCGGATATTCGGAGAGGACAGGCCGTTGGACGTCGGCGGGGCCAAACCCTACTCCATAATGATACTCGGCGTCAACGGGGTTGGTAAGACCACCACGATAGGCAAGCTGGCGGCAAGGTTCAAGGGCCAGGGTTTAAAGACGCTGGTCGCCGCCGGCGATACCTTCAGGGCGGCGGCGAGCGACCAGCTTGAGATATGGTGTCAGAGGGCCGGCGTGGAGCTGATCAAGGGCGCCGAGGGTGGCGATCCGGCCGCTGTGGTCTTCGATTCGATTCAGGCGGCAAAGGCGAGGAACGCCGATGTTCTGATCGTCGATACGGCCGGAAGGCTGCACACCAAAAAGCCGCTGATGATGGAGCTTCAGAAGATAGCGCGCGTGATGGGAAGGGAGCTTCCCGGCGCGCCCCATGAGGTTCTGTTGGTGTTGGACGCCACCACAGGTCAGAACGCCATCATGCAGGCCAAGACCTTCAACGAGGCGGTTCCCGTCACAGGCATCGCCTTAACGAAGCTGGACGGAACGGCCAAAGGGGGGATAGTCCTGGCCGTCAGGGACACGCTTGGGATACCGGTCAAGCTGATCGGCGTGGGGGAAGGGATAGAGGATCTGAGGGATTTCAACGCCCGTGAGTTCGTGGAGGCTCTCTTCGATTGAGCTTTGCCTTGAGGGTGTTTATCCTGTCCATGATCTTTCTGGCGATTTCGGCCTGATCCTCCGTCTGGAGGTTAAGCCCAGTTGTCTCCTCTCTGAGCATTCTCGCCTGTATAGGGCTTTCCAGGATCTTATCGACCGCCTTCTGATAGGCGTCGATCGCCTCGGATATCTTCCCCTGCTGTTCGTATATCATCCCGATGAACACATATGCGGCGGCGAGCCTGGGGGATCTGGGGTTGGACCTGATAAGCTCCTGGAAGACCTTGAGGGCGTCCTTCACATCATGTAGGTTCTCGAAGTAGGTTCTTCCGATCCTGAAGTTGGCCGCGTCCACAAGGCTATCTACGAAACCGTCTCCGAGGTATCTGGTATGCGGCGGATATGATGCTATCTCCGAGTATGCCACCAGAGCGTCCCTGTGTCTGTTGAGGTGTTTGCGATAGAGCTCTCCCATCTGGTAGTAAGCCATCATGGCGTATTCGGTCTTTGGGAACTCATCCGTGATCCTCTTGAAGATCTTGACCGCCTCCTCGTATCTCTTCAGCCTCTCCTGATAGATCATCCCCATCCTGTAAAACGCCTTTGCCCTCCACAGGTCATCCCCGCTTTGGGTTACCGCCTGGTATTCCCTCAAAGCCTGTTTGTAATCCGAGAGGTCGTTTTCATAGAGCTCGGCTATCCTGAAATGTGCTATGGCCGAGGCGATTGAATCCGGGTTTCGATCTATTATCCTGCGGCACTCCTGAACCTCAGCCATCATCTCAGCTTTGGGCAGCATCGAGAGGGCATTGGCGGAGTAGGAGCTATCCGGGAAGAGGCTGATCAGCCTTCTGAACAGCTCCGCCGCCTGTGAGAACCTCCCCTCCTTCATGGCGGTGGATGCCCTTCTCCAGAGGGACTCCGGCAGCTTAAGCTCAAGTTGTCGGATCTTAGCCGTCACCTCGGTCTCTATCTTGAGCTTGGGTTCGCTGTGTTTGCCTATATCTCCGGCCCAGATGATATGTTCCCGCCGGCTGAGGTAGACGTTCGTGAAGGTCTTAAGCGAATCGATGGCCTCGTCGTATTCATCCATCTTCTCATAACACAGGCCGAGCCAATAGAAGGCTGCCGGTAATTTCCAGAAGGCCGGTCGGGTCGTTATAAGCCTCTCGAAGGCGTCTGCTGCGTCCCTGTAGTCGCCGAGGGACATATAGAGCCTGCCCATCTGGAAGATGGCCTCAGCGTCGAACTTGCTGGCAGGATATCGCTTCGTCACCTCCCTGTAGGCCGAGATCGCCTTATCGGGCATGTTCAGCGAGGCGTAGAGGTAACCGATCCACCACAGCGATTCCGGAGCGGCAGGGCTCGTGGGGAATCTCTCGGCTATCAGCTTGTATTCCTGGATTGCCCTCTCGGGACGATTTAGGTCGGATTTGAACAGCTCCGCCATCTGGAGATGCAGCTGCACCTCGAGGGGTGTGCCTTGAACCTTCCCTATCATCTTCTGCTGTTCCCTCAGGTTTTTAAGGGCGTTTTGTATGTTGAGATATTTCTGGCGGGCCACCCTGTGATAGAGGGTTCCGGAGGGATAGCTTCGTGCTATATCCCTATAGATGCTGATCGCCCCTTCAAACCTGCCGGTTCTGCAGAGAACCTCCGCCTCGAGCATTCTGGCGAGTGCCACATAGGTTTCCCCCGGTTTCCCATCATTCAACCTCTCGATTTTGCGATATACCTCAAGAGCTTTGGGGTAATCGTGAAGGTATTTATAGTATATATCGCCGATCTGAAACAGGGTATCGGCGGCCAGTTCCTTATCCTTGATCGATTTGAGGCGGGATTGGAGCCTGGAGATCGCCTCGTCATATCGGCCGGAATCTATGAGGTTGGCGATCCCCTCATCGAAAGAGGTATCATCGCTTGAGCGTGCGATGGAACCAACGGCCAAGATGAGGATCAGCGCCAAGGTCGTTCTACGTATCATGGCTTATATCCCGCCTGGGCCAACTCCTCCATAGCCACCGTTGCGAGGTAGCTATCGGGATTTTCATGTATGACCTGTTGATATTCCCCCCATGCCGACCAAGAGTCGCCGCGGATGTAGTTTATCACCCTCGCGTTTTCGAGTTTTCTCATCGCGCTTTCATCTGCGAACCTCTGGAGCCTCCTGCGGATACACTCATCGGGGTTAAGCCTCTGAACGATCTGAGGTCGATTTCGAGGCGGATGTAAGGATGAGATATATGAGGAACCGATGTAGATCCCCAGCACTAAAGCGGCAGCGGCGGAGGCGATCTGAGCCCATGGACGCCATATCGCCCGCCACCGGCTCACCCTATCATTTTCCCTCACCGCCTGCCACGCCGCCTTTCGATAGACCTTCATCTCCAGATCCTCAAGCCGATCCGATGCGAGGTCCATCTCGATCGAGACGGCCCGTTGAATCAAAGAGGCGGTTTCCTCCATCTCCTCAAGCTCCCCTGCGCATCTGGGACATATCCTCACATGCTCCTCGACCCTTCTTCTCTCCTCCTGGGAGAGATCGTCATATATGTAAAGCATGAGGAGCGGCTTGATCCTTCGACAATCGCTCATTTCGGCCCCCGCCTTCAAATCTCGCCCTTATCCCTCAGGGGTTTAAGGGCTTTTCTCAGTTTTGTCATGGCCCTGAAGAGGTGCATTTTAACCGTGCCCTCGGCGACGCCGAGCACCTCGGCCACCTCTTTAACCTGAAGCCCGCCGTAGTGGTATAGGATGAAGGCGTCCCTTTGTCTGCCCGACAGGTTCTCCTCGATCGCCTTGTTTATGAGCCTCCTGATCTCATTCTCCTCGGCCACCCTTTCCGGATCGCTCGCCAGATCCTCAGCCCTCAGCTCGGGCAACCTCGACTCCTCATCATCCACCGACTCCATCCTCCGTCGTATCCTGGCCCTATGATAGTCTATACACAGATTGGTCGTGACCTTATAGAGCCAGGTCGAGAAGTTGGCTCTGGGTTCCCAGTTGGGTATCGATCTGTAGGCCCGGAAGAAAACCTCCTGAGTTATATCCTCTGCGTCCTCGTAGTTTTTGGTGCTGTGAAACGCGATCATGAACACCCTTCGCTTGTGCTTCATCATCAGGATCTCAAAAGCCCTCTCATCGCCCTGCTTGATTCTCTCGACGAGCTCCCCGTCCTCCGGGAATTCCTCGATATGAAGAAGTTTCTCCTTTTTACCCTTTTTCATCCGGTGGGCCTCTTCGAGGGCCACAGCCAAAATCGTGTAACGCCCTCTCGATGTGATGAGTTTACCTTTTCAGAAGAGTGATGGTCGTGGATATGACCGAAAGAAGGGTCAAGATCATAGCCCAGTTGATCTCGAACCCCCTTGGGATATACAGCGTATCGCCCGGATACAGCTTGATCGATGTGTCGGGGTTTTCGTAGAGTTTTTTGATGTTCACCTCGGTTATCCTCCCGTCGGGATGGATTATCCGTGCGCCGCCGAGGTCGGCCTTATCCAAGGCGCCGCCGGCGAGGGCGAGCGCCTCGAAGAGGGTGACCTCCCTCTTCACCCTGTATGATCCGGGATTTCTGACGTATCCCAGGATGTTCACCTCATCATATCTGTAAGCGCTGGGCACATATAGCGTCTCGCCGGGGTGAAGTTTAGGGCTTGAGCTCGACCAGAACTCGTCCGTTATCCTCACCTCCTCCTCGCTCCCATCCGGTTTGAAGATGATCACCTTTCTGAGGTTCGCCTCGCCCTGGATCGGTCCGCCCGCCATGGCGAGAGCCGACGCTAGTGGGATGGGGCCTTTGACCCTATACGAGCCGGGCTGTATGACATATCCGCTCACCTTAACCTGTTTCATCTCGGGCACATATAGGCTGTCGCCGGGGGAGAGATAGGCCATCATACCCTTCCCGGCGAGCATCCTTTTGAGGTCGATCCTCTCAATATCGCCGTTCGATCTTATGATCAGCGCCGACTCGAGCTCAGCCTTCTCCTCATCATATCCCCCAGCCATGGCGATCGCTTTGAGTGCGGAGATCCTCTCCGATCGGAGGATATATCTGTTCGGCACTCGCACGGCCCCGAAGACGAAGATCTCGTTTCCCACAGGTTGAACGCTGATCAGAACCTCCGGGTTTTTGAGGAACCTCAGTCTCCCCTTTATCCTCTCCGAAAGCTCCTCCACCGTTAGACCGGCGGCCTGGAGATCGCCATAAAAATAGGAGATCTTCCCATCGGCCCTGACGGGTATGGTCAGGTTATATCCTTCATGGCCGAGCACGAAGATGGAGAGGGTGTCCCCGGCTTTGATCCTATACTCCTCGGCGAAACCATCAAACGCGGCTGAGCTCATCATGAGGATAATAAGACATGAAAGGATGGGGGCGAGATCCCTACGCATGATCAACCTTCCTCTACCCCTCGCATGTATTCCTCCACGATCTCCCTCGCTCTTTCGAGCTGCTCTTCGGGAACGATGAGCTCCCCCCACTGGTATTCAGACCATGATGATCCCTCTATGCCGTCGAACCAAGGGATCGTCAGTCCTTTCACCTCGGCCCTTATCCCCTCCTGTTCGAGAAGCGCCTTGAGCATATTCCCCACCATCTCGTTGGGCACTTTTCTGACGACCTTCCAGTGGATGTATTCGATTTTCTCCTCGGGCAGCTTCTCCACGAGTTCCACGTTACATTCGGGGCAGATCTTGATTCCCTCCACGTATTCAGATCTGCATTTCGGACAGAAAGGCATATCGTTCCTCCATATCGTTTTTCGGACGTGAAAAGTTTAGCATCAAAACCTCCCCGAGTCAACTTGCATCGAGGATATCATTGTGATATACTTGCTATTACAAAACCGAGGGAGGATGAGAGATGGCCAGGGTAAGGATAAAAGCCGGCGACGTGTCGATGGAGGCCGAACTGAACGATTCCCCCACCGCTCAGAAGATCCTGAAGGCTCTGCCGATAGAGGGCAGGGGGAGCAGATGGGGTGACGAGATCTACTTCTCAATACCGGTTGAGGCCGGGTTAGAGCCTGACGCCAACGACGTGGTCTCAAAGGGAACCCTCGGATATTGGCCTCCTGGAACGGCCTTCTGCATCTTCTTCGGCAGAACGCCTGCGAGCCGGGGGAATGAGATAAGGGCAGCCAGCCCGGTTAACATAATCGGCAAACTCTTGGGAGATCCCGACGAGTTCAGAAAGGTTAAAAGCGGCACCAAAGTCGTAATTGAGAAAGCGGAGGGGTGAGAGGGGTATGCCGCTGGAAGATGAGGAAAAGAGGGAACTTCTGGAGAAGATAAGGGAACATCGTCGTAAGATATGGCTCGGCGAAGTAGCCGACGCAAGGCTCCGGAAGGAGA carries:
- a CDS encoding DUF2007 domain-containing protein gives rise to the protein MPFCPKCRSEYVEGIKICPECNVELVEKLPEEKIEYIHWKVVRKVPNEMVGNMLKALLEQEGIRAEVKGLTIPWFDGIEGSSWSEYQWGELIVPEEQLERAREIVEEYMRGVEEG
- a CDS encoding RNA polymerase sigma factor, producing the protein MKKGKKEKLLHIEEFPEDGELVERIKQGDERAFEILMMKHKRRVFMIAFHSTKNYEDAEDITQEVFFRAYRSIPNWEPRANFSTWLYKVTTNLCIDYHRARIRRRMESVDDEESRLPELRAEDLASDPERVAEENEIRRLINKAIEENLSGRQRDAFILYHYGGLQVKEVAEVLGVAEGTVKMHLFRAMTKLRKALKPLRDKGEI
- a CDS encoding SLBB domain-containing protein, whose protein sequence is MRRDLAPILSCLIILMMSSAAFDGFAEEYRIKAGDTLSIFVLGHEGYNLTIPVRADGKISYFYGDLQAAGLTVEELSERIKGRLRFLKNPEVLISVQPVGNEIFVFGAVRVPNRYILRSERISALKAIAMAGGYDEEKAELESALIIRSNGDIERIDLKRMLAGKGMMAYLSPGDSLYVPEMKQVKVSGYVIQPGSYRVKGPIPLASALAMAGGPIQGEANLRKVIIFKPDGSEEEVRITDEFWSSSSPKLHPGETLYVPSAYRYDEVNILGYVRNPGSYRVKREVTLFEALALAGGALDKADLGGARIIHPDGRITEVNIKKLYENPDTSIKLYPGDTLYIPRGFEINWAMILTLLSVISTTITLLKR